ACTTCACGGACTGGCTGTGTCCGCCGGAGACGTCGACGCGCTGCTCCGCATAGGGCCTGCCGCCGATCTTCAAACGGGTCGGCATCGTGGAGGTGAGCCGCAGGACCAGGTGGCCGACCGGCTGGACGAGGTTGTTCTGGACGGTCACCGGGATCGTGGCACTGCGTCCGGAGAGCTTCGTCTCGGACTTGTCGATCAGCTTGACCTGGTCGGTGAGGTCGTCGAGCCAGGACTCGACACCGCTGCGGAAAGCGTCCGCCTCGGTGCTCCGGCCCCGCCAGGACGTGGACATCTCACGGTCTATGGCCCGCCCGAACGGGGTGACCACGCGCGACCGGTCGCTGAGGACCACCTGGAAGTTGTCGAGCTTGTCCTGCGTGCGTGCGATCTGCTCGAAGGCCGACCGGGGCAGCTCCCGCCTGCGCAGTGAGGAGGGATACGCGGACGTCGGGGGGACGCGGGTGGAGGCGCTCGGGTCGGGCTTGGCCGCGGCCGCCGCGCCCAGGCCCTGCGCCTGCGACCAGGTCCCGCCCTGCAGTGCTCTGAGTGCTGCGGCCATCGCCTGGGCCTGGTTCGCCGAGGGCATGCGCTGCGGAGCCACGACGATGCTGCGCTGCTTGTCGGTCTGGGCGTTCACCTCCAGGCTCTGGGCCAGGAACCGCTGCACGGCGAGCGTGGCCGAGTGCGCCCCGGTCAGGTCGCCCTCGAACGCCCTCGACAGCCGTGCGTCGGCGACCACCGCGGTCGTGCCGCCGCCGATCGGGCGGGCGGCGGAGGGGGTGTAGGACAGTCCGGCGGACTCCTCCATGCTGTCACTGCGGGCGATGATCCGGTCGGCGCCGGCCGAGGTGGCGACCTTGATGATCGAGGGGTCCACGGCGCCCTCCACCGGCCAGGCGAACTCGGTGCTGGGCGTGACGTGCAGCACGGTCTCGACGGTGGTGGCGGCGACGTCGGTGGCGTCCTTGAGGTGACTGAGCGAGCCGGTGACGCTGGTGCCGCTGTGCGCCAGCGAGGCCAGGTCGGGGTCGGCGTAGGGCAGCGCGACCACCTCCTTGCCGGTCACCGCCTTCTGCAGGTCGGCGAGCCACCGCTGGGCGACCGCCCGGTGGGTGCCGGCCGTGGTGGTGTCGCCGTCGCCCTGCAGCCGGTAGCTGTCCGCCATCGCGTCGACCGAGGCCAGCAGGTCGGGATCGATCACCCAGGTGACGTCGAGGTCCTTGCCCAGGTCCACCATCTGCGCCAGGCGGCCCCCCGGTGCGATCTCCTCGGCAAGGTCGTCGTCGAGGAAGACGGGCGTCTGCAGTTCACCGGCGCCCGTCCTGGCCGTCATGTGGGCCGTGGAGAGCAGCGGCCACAGAAAGGTCGTCCTCGTCCGGGTGCCGGCCTCGGACGGCTGCCAGGGAAGGAACGTCCGCTGGATGCCCAGCGTCTGCTCCCAGGGCCGGGCGGAGGTCCGGCCGGAGAGGGCGACGTCGAACTCGTAGACGCCGTCCCGGCCCAGGTCGAGCCGGTCCACCGGGACGGAGATGCTGAAGTGCTCGGCGACGCCCGGGGTCAGCTTCGCGAACTTCTCGACGTACTTCCCGCCGACCTCGGAGCCGGTGCCGGTCTGCAGGTCGTCGGCGTGCCGGGCGACGTCGTCGATCGCCGAGCGGGTGTTCAGCAGGGGGCCCGTGTGCAGGCCCACGTGCGCACCGGTGACGGCCTGCTTGCCGTTGTTGGTCACCGTGCCGGACACGGTCAGCGTGTCCCCGTCCGTGGGGGCGCTGGGGCTGAGCGAGTCCAGGGAGACGGACACGGCGCCCGGGGAGGCGGCCTGCGCGGGCGCTGCGGCGGGCAACTGCAGAAGTCCGGCCAGCAGAGGTGCTCCGGCGAGCAGTGCTCCGGTGTGCCGCAACCACCGGCGGGCAGGTGAGGCACTGGTCCCCTGGAAGTCAGCCGCCTCGGCCACGCGCTCGCCCGTCCCTCGTCGTCAGTGGTCGTCGGAATGTGCGTCCACGCATGGTAACGATGCTCGCGGAGGGGAAGTGCCGCGGTCTGCTCCGCAAGATCGGGGAGCCGCAGGCACACGTCCTCTGTATCCAGTATCGCGAGAAGAATGACGTTATGCCGCAAGAGCGGTGCCTGTGCGGGTATGGCGAGGGGTGTTCGCGCGCTCCGGCCAGGCGTCCCCGACCGTCCGGGCCACGTACCCTCTTTTGTTGTGCCGAACGCCAATGAAGACACTCCCTCTGCCCTGAGCCAGGCGCAGCAGCGCGCGGTGAGCGAGCTGCTGCGGGTGGCCCCCGTCGCCGACGACCTCGCCCGCCGTTTCCAGGAGGCCGGGTTCTCGCTCGCCCTGGTGGGCGGCTCGGTCCGCGACGCGCTGCTCGGCCGGCTGGGCAACGACCTGGACTTCACCACCGACGCCCGCCCCGAGGACGTACTGAGGATCGTGCGGCCCTGGGCGGACGCCGTCTGGGAGGTGGGGATCGCCTTCGGCACGGTCGGTGTGCAGAAGAGCGTCCGGGTCGGGGACACCGAGGGCCACTTCCAGATCGAGATCACCACTTACCGGTCGGAGGCGTACGACCGCACCTCGCGCAAGCCGGAGGTCTCGTACGGCGACTCCATCGAGGAAGACCTGGTCCGCCGCGACTTCACGGTCAATGCGATGGCCGTGGCACTGCCGGAGAAGGAGTTCATCGATCCGTACGGCGGTCTCAAGGACCTCGCGGCCCGGGTGCTGCGCACTCCCGGCACGCCCGAGGAGTCGTTCTCGGACGATCCGCTGCGGATGATGCGGGCCGCCCGGTTCGCCGCTCAGCTGGACTTCGAGATCGCCCCCGAGGTCGTCACCGCGATGACGGAGATGGCCGGGCGGATCGAGATCGTCTCCGCGGAACGGGTCCGGGACGAGCTGAACAAGCTGATCCTCTCCGCGCACCCGCGCAAGGGGCTGGCTCTGCTGGTCGACGCCGGGCTGGCCGATCGGGTCCTGCCCGAGCTGCCCGCCCTGCGGTTGGAGAGCGACGAGCACCACCGGCACAAGGACGTCTACGAGCACACGTTGATCGTGCTGGAACAGGCGATCGCCCTGGAGCAGGACGGTCCGGATCTGGCACTGCGCCTGGCCGCGCTGCTTCACGACATCGGCAAGCCGCGCACGCGCCGCTTCGAGAAGGACGGCCGGGTCTCCTTCCATCACCATGAAGTGGTCGGTGCGAAGCTGACCAAGAAGCGCATGACGGCCCTGAAGTACTCCAACGAGCTGGTGAAGGACGTCTCACGGCTCGTCGAACTCCACCTGCGCTTCCACGGCTACGGCACCGGGGAGTGGACGGACTCCGCGGTCCGCCGTTATGTCCGTGACGCGGGACCGCTCCTGGGCCGGTTGCACAAGCTGACCCGTTCCGACTGCACGACGCGGAACAAGCGCAAGGCGATCGCCCTGTCCCGGGCCTACGACGGCCTGGAGGAGCGCATCGCCCAGCTCCAGGAGCAGGAGGAGTTGGGCGCGATCCGCCCGGACCTGGACGGCAACCAGATCATGGAGATTCTGGGTGTCGGTCCCGGCCCGGCCGTCGGCAAGGCGTACAAGCACATGCTGGAGCTGCGGCTGGAGAACGGCCCGATGGAGCATGACGAGGCGGTGGCAGCCCTCAAGAAGTGGTGGGCTGAGCAGGGCTGATGCCGTGGAGCCGGGATGTGTTTCACGTGAAACACATCCCGGCCCGGTCAGTCGAGGGGCGATGTTTCACGTGAAACATCGCCCTTTCCCCTGTTCTGCCACCCCTTGAAGCGTGCCGTCGCTGCAGCGACCCCGCCGTAGAGCAGGGCGACGAGCACCACCAGCGGTACCGAGCGGCCGTCCTCCGGAAGTACGAGGGCAGCGGCACCCGCAGCGGCGACGAAGGCCACGTTGAAGAGCACGTCGTACACGGAGAAGACCCGGCCGCGGAAGCCGTCGTCGAACCGACGTCTGGACGACCGTGTCCGTGGCGATCTTCGCTCCCTGGGTGACCAGGCCCAGGACGAAGGCGACGGCCAGCAGAGGAGCGGTGGTGAACGGCAGCCCCAGTGCGGGCACCAGCACTGCGGCCGCGCCGGCGCATGCCGCGATCCAGCGTCCGGGTCCGAGCCGCCCGGCGGCCCAGGGTGTCACCAGGGCTGCGGTGAAGAAGCCCGCACCGGACACTGCCAGCGCCAGCCCCAGTAGTCGGAGTCCGTCGTCGGGCGACGCGGACAGGGCGTACCGACACAGCATGAGCAGTAGGACGAGCAGCGCGCCGTAGCAGAAGCGCATCACGGTCATCGCCGTAAGTGCCCAGGCCGCCTTCCTGCGCCGCCGCGAGGCCAGGTGCCGGACGGCCGCGAGCAGGTCGTGGGCCGTGTCCGCGAGCGCGGTCCGCAGACGCGGCCGTGCCGGTTCCCCGTCGGGACCGAGCAGCGCGGGGGCCATGCGCAGCGAGGCCAGGCTCGCGAACAGATACAGCAGGGCGCCCAGTAGCACTACTGCGGCGTCGGAGCCGGATGCCGCGAGGCGGACGACGAAGGCCAGACCGCCGCCGATGGTCGCGGCGAGTGTCCCGGCCGTCGGTGAGAGGGAGTTCGCCAGAACCAGGCGGTCGCCGTCGACCACACGCGGCAGGGCGGCGGACAGACCTGCGAGGACGAACCGGTTGACGGCCGTGACGCACAGCGCCGAAACGTAGAAAAGCCAGTCCGGGACCCGGCCGATCATCAGCACGGCGGTGGCCGCGGCCAGCAGGGCGCGCAGCAGGTTGCCGTACACGAAGACCTGGCGGCGCCGCCAGCGGTCGAGGAGGACACCCGCGAAGGGGCCCACCAGCGAGTAGGGGAGCAGCAGGACCGCCATCGCCGAGGCGATGGCGGTGGCCGAGGTCTGCTTCTCCGGGGAGAAGACGACGTATGCGGCGAGTGCGACCTGGTAGACGCCGTCGGCGCCCTGGGAGAGGAGACGGACGGACAGCAGGCGCCGGAAGTCCCGCAGACACAACAGGACGCGCAGGTCACGGACGACGGGCATGGGGCACAGCCTCACACATATGCGGAAGGGTCCCCGGTTCGGGAACCCGGGGACCCTCTCAGCCCTGGCAGGAGCGTTCTACCAACCTGCTCGACGCCGCGTCACCGCGTCGAGGGGTGCCGACTCAGTGATCGACTTCGCCGCGGATGAACTTCTCGACGTTCTCACGGGCCTGGTCGTCGAAGTACTGCACCGGCGGGGACTTCATGAAGTACGAGGACGCCGACAGGATCGGTCCGCCGATGCCGCGGTCCTTGGCGATCTTGGCGGCGCGCAGGGCGTCGATGATGACGCCGGCGGAGTTCGGGGAGTCCCAGACCTCGAGCTTGTACTCCAGGTTCAGCGGGACGTCACCGAAGGCGCGGCCCTCGAGGCGGACGTACGCCCACTTGCGGTCGTCCAGCCAGGCGACGTAGTCGGACGGGCCGATGTGGACGTTCTTCTCGCCGAGGTCCCGGTCCGGGATCTGGGAGGTGACGGCCTGCGTCTTGGAGATCTTCTTGGACTCCAGGCGCTCGCGCTCGAGCATGTTCTTGAAGTCCATGTTGCCGCCGACGTTCAGCTGCATGGTGCGGTCCAGGATGACACCGCGGTCCTCGAACAGCTTCGCCATGACGCGGTGCGTGATGGTGGCGCCGACCTGGGACTTGATGTCGTCACCGACGATCGGCACGCCGGCCTCGGTGAACTTGTCGGCCCACTCCTTGGTGCCCGCGATGAACACGGGAAGGGCGTTGACGAAGGCGACCTTGGCGTCGATGGCGCACTGGGCGTAGAACTTCGCCGCGTCCTCGGAACCGACGGGCAGGTAGCAGACCAGGACGTCGACCTGCTTGTCCTTCAGGATCTGGACGATGTCGACCGGCTCGGCATCGGACTCCTCGATGGTGGCGCGGTAGTACTTGCCGAGGCCGTCGAGGGTGTGGCCGCGCTGGACGGTGACCCCGGTGCGGGGCACGTCGCAGATCTTGATGGTGTTGTTCTCGGAGGCGCCGATCGCGTCCGCGAGGTCGAGTCCGACCTTCTTGGCGTCCACGTCGAAGGCGGCGACGAACTCGACGTCACGCACGTGGTAGTCACCGAACTGCACGTGCATCAGGCCGGGGACCTTCGACGCCGGGTCGGCGTCCTTGTAGTACTCGACTCCCTGCACCAGCGACGCGGCGCAGTTGCCCACGCCGACGACGGCTACGCGAACCGAACCCATTCCGGTTGCTCCCTGTGTGTACGAGTGAGGCCCCGACTGGGTCTCACGTGGCGGTGTCGCCGGGCGTATCCGTGCCGGAGATGTCTCCGGCACGGGGCAGGCCGCCCGTC
This is a stretch of genomic DNA from Streptomyces sp. TG1A-8. It encodes these proteins:
- a CDS encoding DUF6049 family protein; its protein translation is MAEAADFQGTSASPARRWLRHTGALLAGAPLLAGLLQLPAAAPAQAASPGAVSVSLDSLSPSAPTDGDTLTVSGTVTNNGKQAVTGAHVGLHTGPLLNTRSAIDDVARHADDLQTGTGSEVGGKYVEKFAKLTPGVAEHFSISVPVDRLDLGRDGVYEFDVALSGRTSARPWEQTLGIQRTFLPWQPSEAGTRTRTTFLWPLLSTAHMTARTGAGELQTPVFLDDDLAEEIAPGGRLAQMVDLGKDLDVTWVIDPDLLASVDAMADSYRLQGDGDTTTAGTHRAVAQRWLADLQKAVTGKEVVALPYADPDLASLAHSGTSVTGSLSHLKDATDVAATTVETVLHVTPSTEFAWPVEGAVDPSIIKVATSAGADRIIARSDSMEESAGLSYTPSAARPIGGGTTAVVADARLSRAFEGDLTGAHSATLAVQRFLAQSLEVNAQTDKQRSIVVAPQRMPSANQAQAMAAALRALQGGTWSQAQGLGAAAAAKPDPSASTRVPPTSAYPSSLRRRELPRSAFEQIARTQDKLDNFQVVLSDRSRVVTPFGRAIDREMSTSWRGRSTEADAFRSGVESWLDDLTDQVKLIDKSETKLSGRSATIPVTVQNNLVQPVGHLVLRLTSTMPTRLKIGGRPYAEQRVDVSGGHSQSVKFTTSANANGRVTVIARLYTEDGQEYGDPVSFDVKVTEVTPTVMLVIGGGVLLLVLAGFRMYTQRKRAAARQAEDGGPAPAGDDDGDGPGNPDTSGDRLTEKSRVPAGEDEPEQLSDPAPDTAPESADPSGTGERVDR
- a CDS encoding CCA tRNA nucleotidyltransferase, yielding MPNANEDTPSALSQAQQRAVSELLRVAPVADDLARRFQEAGFSLALVGGSVRDALLGRLGNDLDFTTDARPEDVLRIVRPWADAVWEVGIAFGTVGVQKSVRVGDTEGHFQIEITTYRSEAYDRTSRKPEVSYGDSIEEDLVRRDFTVNAMAVALPEKEFIDPYGGLKDLAARVLRTPGTPEESFSDDPLRMMRAARFAAQLDFEIAPEVVTAMTEMAGRIEIVSAERVRDELNKLILSAHPRKGLALLVDAGLADRVLPELPALRLESDEHHRHKDVYEHTLIVLEQAIALEQDGPDLALRLAALLHDIGKPRTRRFEKDGRVSFHHHEVVGAKLTKKRMTALKYSNELVKDVSRLVELHLRFHGYGTGEWTDSAVRRYVRDAGPLLGRLHKLTRSDCTTRNKRKAIALSRAYDGLEERIAQLQEQEELGAIRPDLDGNQIMEILGVGPGPAVGKAYKHMLELRLENGPMEHDEAVAALKKWWAEQG
- a CDS encoding inositol-3-phosphate synthase, producing MGSVRVAVVGVGNCAASLVQGVEYYKDADPASKVPGLMHVQFGDYHVRDVEFVAAFDVDAKKVGLDLADAIGASENNTIKICDVPRTGVTVQRGHTLDGLGKYYRATIEESDAEPVDIVQILKDKQVDVLVCYLPVGSEDAAKFYAQCAIDAKVAFVNALPVFIAGTKEWADKFTEAGVPIVGDDIKSQVGATITHRVMAKLFEDRGVILDRTMQLNVGGNMDFKNMLERERLESKKISKTQAVTSQIPDRDLGEKNVHIGPSDYVAWLDDRKWAYVRLEGRAFGDVPLNLEYKLEVWDSPNSAGVIIDALRAAKIAKDRGIGGPILSASSYFMKSPPVQYFDDQARENVEKFIRGEVDH